The Arachis hypogaea cultivar Tifrunner chromosome 14, arahy.Tifrunner.gnm2.J5K5, whole genome shotgun sequence genome has a segment encoding these proteins:
- the LOC112744303 gene encoding protein FAR1-RELATED SEQUENCE 5-like, whose protein sequence is MEPQTQEASNSQRHTSDQNVHNVSDHVDEDVTSDAVDMDQYRINSWEDIGKIDFSSLSMKNICQLHFADLGLAFEFYNSYAKTRGFSVRKSRSRIVDGKVREKAYVCSCEGYRLEKWNHMKNRVREPKPETRCGCMSKLHVFFDAVIESWVVRDFCDEHNHDLVVPKLARMLRSHKKMTEPDISQMNHMKEVGISIPNIFGSLASQCGGYENINFSIKDMHNQVAKQRRQLPDDLTSAMAYLEMLAARDRNLFYSVEKGREGVFRQIFWCDGRCQLDYDLFGDVLAFDATYKKNRYRLPVVIFSGVNHHNQTVVFGAAIVSNERKSTYVWLLKQLLIAMKGKIPTSVITDGHQSMAIAIQEVFPNAHHRLCAWHLMRNATSNIHKPQFTKMFTKLMLGDYEVGVFEQKWEEMVGFFGVEDREWIADMYGKRNMWATAHIRGKFFAGFRTTSRCESLHAVLKRYVKSRYNLTEFVQHFQRCLSYMRHREDLADFKSSTGQPVMQTHFQQLERSAATIYTWQIFVLFRSMLHKASTLKVIYEEEKSSCKIYQVSKFYKPNMIWHVSFHGEQDEFKCSCMRMDSIGIPCSHILAVLGFLDIAELPKSLVLRRWTRKAKEGISGYDDMGGLMEDSLAISWRACLAHWCKQIMNEGCLKGDIFNESRDVLVNILSCIRTHSGDNNMMEEHAEYMYEDLAKNGSTEIETTRKPKRCSYCRKGGHNIATCSMKKMDERTPQFDDDAAENIEGEDYSFVDAESDEYVHTEWFEEEDEYLDSSRYYEQSGGETESSMDYDSGGANDDDDEAEL, encoded by the exons GAAGCATCAAATAGTCAAAGACACACAAGTGATCAAAATGTGCATAATGTTAGTGATCATGTGGATGAAGACGTAACTTCTGATGCGGTGGATATGGATCAATATCGCATAAACTCTTGGGAAGATATTGGTAAGATTGATTTTTCAAGTCTATCTATGAAAAATATTTGTCAATTGCACTTTGCTGATCTTGGCTTGGCATTCGAATTTTATAATTCATATGCCAAGACGAGGGGCTTCAGTGTGCGaaagagtaggagtagaatagttGATGGAAAAGTTAGAGAAAAAGCATATGTTTGTTCTTGTGAAGGGTATAGATTAGAAAAATGGAACCATATGAAAAATCGAGTTAGGGAGCCAAAACCAGAGACAAGATGTGGTTGTATGAGTAAACTTCATGTTTTCTTTGATGCGGTAATTGAGAGTTGGGTAGTGAGAGATTTTTGTGATGAACACAATCATGATCTTGTTGTTCCAAAGTTAGCAAGAATGTTAAGATCTCACAAGAAAATGACTGAGCCTGACATTAGTCAAATGAACCATATGAAAGAGGTGGGGATCAGCATACCAAACATATTTGGGTCATTAGCTAGCCAGTGTGGTGGGTATGAGAACATTAATTTTTCAATTAAGGATATGCACAATCAAGTTGCGAAGCAAAGAAGACAATTACCTGATGATTTAACCTCTGCAATGGCTTACCTGGAAATGCTAGCAGCAAGGGATCGAAACTTGTTCTATAGTGTTGAAAAGGGCAGAGAAGGAGTGTTTCGGCAAATTTTTTGGTGTGATGGCCGGTGTCAGTTGGATTACGATCTGTTCGGAGATGTGCTTGCATTTGACGCCACATATAAGAAGAATAGATACAGATTGCCGGTGGTAATATTCTCGGGAGTTAACCACCATAATCAAACCGTTGTATTTGGTGCTGCGATAGTTTCGAATGAGAGGAAAAGCACCTATGTGTGGTTACTAAAACAGCTTCTCATAGCAATGAAGGGAAAGATACCGACTTCAGTAATTACGGATGGTCATCAATCGATGGCTATCGCTATTCAGGAGGTGTTTCCGAATGCACATCATAGGTTATGTGCATGGCACTTGATGCGTAATGCAACAAGCAATATTCACAAACCTCAATTTACGAAAATGTTTACAAAGTTAATGCTAGGTGATTACGAAGTTGGTGTGTTCGAACAAAAGTGGGAGGAAATGGTTGGATTCTTTGGAGTGGAAGATCGGGAATGGATAGCAGATATGTATGGGAAAAGAAACATGTGGGCTACCGCTCATATCCGAGGAAAATTCTTTGCTGGGTTTAGAACGACTTCGAGGTGTGAAAGTCTACATGCTGTCCTCAAAAGATATGTTAAATCACGCTATAATTTGACAGAATTTGTTCAACACTTCCAGCGTTGTTTGAGCTACATGCGGCACAGAGAGGATTTGGCAGACTTTAAATCATCAACTGGACAACCTGTGATGCAGACACACTTTCAACAATTAGAAAGGTCAGCAGCTACCATTTATACCTGGCAAATTTTTGTCTTGTTCCGTTCAATGCTCCACAAGGCCAGCACATTGAAGGTAATATATGAAGAGGAAAAGAGTTCTTGCAAGATTTATCAGGTGTCAAAATTTTACAAGCCTAATATGATATGGCATGTGTCTTTTCACGGAGAGCAAGATGAATTTAAATGCTCATGCATGAGAATGGACTCCATAGGTATTCCATGTAGTCATATACTTGCTGTTTTGGGTTTTCTAGACATTGCAGAGCTGCCAAAATCATTAGTGCTGCGAAGATGGACTAGAAAAGCGAAGGAAGGCATTAGTGGGTATGATGACATGGGCGGCTTGATGGAGGATTCCTTGGCTATCAGTTGGCGTGCATGTTTGGCACATTGGTGTAAACAAATTATGAACGAAGGGTGCCTAAAAGGGGATATTTTTAATGAATCACGAGATGTATTGGTAAATATACTTTCATGTATTAGGACTCATAGCGGGGACAATAACATGATGGAGGAGCATGCGGAATACATGTATGAAGACCTTGCAAAGAATGGAAGTACTGAGATAGAGACCACAAGGAAGCCTAAGCGTTGCAGCTACTGTCGCAAGGGTGGGCATAACATTGCTACGTGTTCCATGAAGAAAATGGATGAAAGGACTCCCCAATTTGATGATGACGCTGCGGAGAATATTGAGGGTGAAGACTACTCCTTCGTAGATGCTGAAAGTGATGAGTATGTTCACACTGAATGGTTTGAGGAGGAAGAT GAATATTTAGATTCCTCAAGGTATTATGAACAGAGTGGTGGCGAGACTGAGTCCTCAATGGATTACGATTCTGGTG GggcaaatgatgatgatgatgaggcagAGTTGTGA